The genomic interval CGAGAGCTTCGTCGCCGACATCGGGGCGCTCATCATGGGTGCGTCGACGTACGCGTGGGTGCTGGAGCACGACGCGGGCTGGTCGTACACGCAGCCGGCCTTCGTGCTCACGCATCGGGAGTTCCCGGTGCCGGATGGCGCGGATGTGCGGTTCCGGTCGGGTGACGTCGCGGCGGTGCACGCGGAGGTGATCGCCGCTGCGGAGGGGCGCGATGTGTGGGTCGTGGGCGGCGGTGACCTCGCGGGGCAGTTCGCGGATGCGGGCCTGCTCGACGAGGTGTGGGTGCAGTTCGCCCCGGTGACGATCGCGGAGGGGCAGCCGCTGCTGCCCCGGTCGCTCGACCTGGAGCTCGTGGATCACGCGCGCAATGGCGGATTCCTGTGTGCGCGCTACCGGGTGGTGACCCCCGCCGAATAAGCCGTGAAGGGGGCGCGAGCACCCCAGGTCACGAGGTTGTTAAGGGTCGACGTGCGCGTCGAGAACGACGTCAACGCCGCGGCCCTCCGCGCGTTCCAGGTGCTCACGGCCGACGCCCAGCACGTGGTCATCGGCGGCGGCATCAGCCGCCTCGGCAACGAGCTCATGCAGGGCGTGCTGGCCGTGATCGCCCAGTGGGAGAGCGACTCCACGTTCGTCGCTACGCTGGGCCTCGGGGAGCGGCTGCGGCTGCTGCCCGCCCATTCCCGGCCGCGGCTGTGGGGGCCGCGCTCGTGGGGGCCCCGCCCGTTGCGACCGAACCGAACCATGTACGAGGAAGTGCTGATGGCTGAAGTCGTGATCCTGCCCGGAACCCCCGCGGAGGCGAAGGCGGCCGCGGGTGAGCTCGCTGCGGATCTGATCGCGCGGGTTGTGGCAGCCAAGCCGGAGGCGGTGCTGGGCCTCGCAACCGGATCCACGCCGTTGCCGGTATGGGAGGCGCTGTCGCGCCGCAAGCTCGACTGGAGCCGGGTGCGCGGGTTCGCGCTGGATGAGTACATCGGCCTGCCGGCAGGCCACCCGGAGAGCTACCGCGCGGTGATCACGCGCGAAGTCGTCGACACTCTCGGCCTCGATCCCGACCTCGTCCGCGTGCCTGGGGACGACGGCGGGGAGATCGCAACCGCGGGACAGCGCTACGAGGCCGCGATCGCCGCGGCCGGGGGTGTCGACATCCAGGTGCTCGGCATCGGGCGCACGGGGCACATCGGCTTCAACGAGCCGGGATCGTCGTTCGCGTCGCGCACCCGCGTGAAGACCCTCACCGAGCAGACGCGCATCGACAACGCACGGTTCTTCGATTCGCTGGACGACGTTCCGCGACACTGCCTCACGCAGGGCCTCGGCACGATCCTGGATGCGCGGGAGCTCGTGCTGCTGGCGTTCGGCGAGGCGAAGGCGGATGCCGTGGCCGGGGCTGTGGAGGGGCCGGTGTCGGCGTCGCTGCCGGGTTCGGCGATCCAGATGCACCCGGAGGTGACGGTGATCCTCGATGAGGCGGCGGCCTCGAAGCTGCGATTCGCCGACTACTACCGCTTCGCCTGGGACAACCGCCCCGACTGGGCGAGCTGAGCCCGTCCGTCAGGTGCGACTGAGCACAACGTGGCGGGCTCCGCTCAGCGCAGGCGCGCGCCCGCGGCCCACACCGCGGTGACGCGGCCCTCGGCGTCGAGCGCCACCGCATCCGCGGCGTAGCCCGGCTCGAGCAGACCGAGGCGCTCGCCTTCGCCGATCGCGCGCGCCGGCACCGCTGTGACGGCGGCGACGGCCACCGACCACGACAGCCCGACCACGTTCACGGCACGGCGCAGCGCCGCATCCAGGGTGAGAGTGGAGCCCGCGATCGTGTCGGTGCCGGACAGCAGCGCGAGGCCGTCGCGCACCGTCACGTTGAGCGAGCCGATGCGGTAGTCCCCGTCTTCCGAGCCTGCGGCGGCCATGCCGTCGGTGATGAGCGCGACGCGACCGGGAGCCTCCCGGAGCGCAACCGCGGCAACCGACTCGTGCACGTGGTGCCCGTCGAGCACGAGCTCGAGCGTCACGCGCTCGTCCTCGAGCGCCGCGACTACGGGGCCCGGGGCGCGGTGGTGGATGCCGTTCATGGCGTTGAAGGCATGGGTGAGCAGCGTCGCCCCCGCGTCGAACGCGCGCCGCGCCGTCTCGAAGCCGGCCTCCGTGTGGCCCACCGCGACGCGCACCCCGGCGCGAACGAACACCTCGATCGCATCCATCGCACCCGGCAGCTCCGGGGCGATCGTGATCTGCCGCAGCGTGCCGTGCGAGGCCGCGAGCAGCCCGTCGACGTCCTCCGGGTCCGGCGAGCGCAGGAAGTCCGCATTGTGGGCGCCCCGACGCTCGGCGGCGAGGAACGGGCCCTCCAGGTGGGAGCCCAGCACGAGCGGGTCGGAGCCCGCGAGCTCTGCGATCTCCGCGAGGCTCGACCGCAGCGAGACGAGCGGGTTGGCCACGAGCGAGATCACGGATCGCGTGGTGCCGAGTGCGCGGTGCGTCGCGAGCGCGGCGATCAGCTCATCGCCGCCGTCATCGAACGCGTGCCCGCCGCCCCCGTGGCCGTGGATGTCGATGAACCCCGGCGTGAGCCGCGCGCCCGCGAGATCGACCGTCTCATCCGCGGCCGGGCGACCGGATCCGCGCCCCACCGCGGCGATGGCATCGCCGTCGAACAGCACCCAGCCGTCGGGGGTCTCGCCGCGCTCGTCGGTGACCAGGGCGGAGTGAAGGAGCGTCGTCACACGCTCAGCGTAGAACCCGCCCCCCACTGCTGCCGCGCAGGCCCGCGGCGCCCCGCTCAGCGGAAGATGATGGTGCGCGCGCCGTCGAGCAGCACGCGGTCCTCCGAGAACCACTTCACGGCCTGCGTGAGCGTGCGGCTCTCCTCGTCCTGGCCGATCGCCACCAGCTGCTGCACGGTGCGCGAGTGATCCACACGCACGATGTTCTGCTCGATGATCGGACCCTCGTCGAGGTCGCTCGTCACGAAGTGCGCCGTCGCGCCGATGATCTTCACGCCGCGGGCGTGCGCCTGCTTGTACGGGTTGGCGCCCTTGAAGCCAGGCAGGAACGAGTGGTGGATGTTGATGATGCGGCCGGCGAGCCGGTCGCACAGCTCGGGGGAGAGGATCTGCATGTAGCGCGCGAGCACGACGAGTTCGATGTCGTGCTCCTCGACGACGTCGAGGATGCGCTGCTCGAACGCGGCCTTCTCCTCAGCGTTCGTCACCGGCTGGGATTCGAACGGAACCCCGTAGAACCCCGCCATGTCGCCGAGGTCCGGGTGGTTGGAGAGCACGAGCGGGATGTCGACACCCAGCTGCCCGGCGCGCTGGCGGAACAGCAGATCGTTGAGGCAGTGGCCCGCCTTCGACACGAGCACGAGCGTGCGCAGCGGCCGGCCCACCTCGTCGATCGTCCACGTCATCCCGTACCGGTCGACGACGGGCTGGAGAGCCGTCTCGAACGCGCTGCGCTCGGTGTCGGACTCCACCTGCAGGCGCATGAAGAAGGTGCCGGTGTCGTCGCTCGAGAACTGCTGCGACTCGGTGATGTTCCCCTGGGCCTCCACGATCGCTCCGCTGATGGCGTGCACGATGCCGGGCTTGTCTTCGCAGACGATGGTGAGGGTCCAGTGGTTGGCGGTCATAGCCCTTCAGCCTATTGCGTCGCGCCGCATCCACTCTCCTGCTGAAGGCATGGTCGCGCGTATGCTCTCCCGGTGAGCAGTACGAACGACGCCGGCGGTTTCCCCTACTTCAAGCTGCTCGTGCTCTCCGGCGCGATCTTCGCGTCGGTGTCGAGCGAGTTCCTGCCGACCGGTCTGCTGCCCGAGATGGCGGCGGAGCTGGGCGTCAGCGAATCCCAGATCGGCCTGCTCATCACCGTGTTCGCGGGAACCGTCGTGCTCACCACGGCGCCCCTCACGGCGCTCACTCGCCCGTACTCGCGCAAGTGGCTCATGGTGGCGCTGCTTGCCGTGTTCGCGATCACCAACGTGCTGTGTGCGATCGCGCCGTCGTACGAGATGCTCATGATCGCCCGCATCCTGGGTGGTGCCGCCCACGGCCTCTTCTGGGCCGTCACCGGTCCGTACGCCGCCCTGCTCGTGCCCCGGCATCAGCTGGCCCGCGCGATCTCGGTGACGAACGCGGGAGGAACGGCCGCGTTCATCCTGGGCGTGCCGTTCGGCACCTTCCTCGGGCACGCGCTCGGCTGGCGGATGGCGTTCGCGGCGATGGCCGTGATCGTCTTCGTGTTCGCGGTGTTCGTGGTCGTGTACCTGCCGCCGGTGTCGCACCTCGTGCGCCTCGCGACCGGGGAGATCGCGGTCCCCGCCCACAAGGACCGCACGCTTCCGGCGGTGCTCGCGGTCGCCCTCACGGTGCTCGTCGTCGCGATCGGCCACAACGCGTTCTACACCTACATCGCGGCGTGGTCGATCCAGATCGGCCATGTGGATCCGGAGTGGGTGAGCGCTCTGCTGCTCGCCTACGGCGCCGCGGGGGCGGTGGGTCTCGCGCTCGGCGGTGCCTTCGGCGACCGCTACCCGCGGGCGACGGTGGCGATCTCGGTCGCGGGAGTCTCGCTGTCGATCGCCGCGCTCGCATGGCTCGGCACGTCGGCGATTCCCGTGACGATCGGCATGATCGTGTGGAGTGCGTGCTTCGGCGGCTTCCCCGCGCTCATGCACGCGCGGAACCTCCACGCCGCGTCTCCCAACATCCGCGATTACGCCGCCGCATGGCTGACGATCGCCTTCAATGCCGCGATCGGCGGCGGCGCGCTGCTCGGCGGGCTCATCATCGACGGTCTCGGCATGCAGGCGCTTCCGTGGATCGCGGCGGGCATCGTCGCTGTGGGCTTCTTCGTGGCGCTGTTCGCCAGTCGCGAGCGGATGCGCGTACGGCGCTGACCCCTCGGCCCGCCGCCCTGCGATGGGGCTCAGGCAGCCCGTTCCTCCGGTGAGGGGTCGCAAATGACGTTCGCCACGGCGTGTCGGCCGTCATTTGCGACCCCTCCGCGCGTTGTCAGGGGCGCGGGGTCTGGCCCCGCTCGCTCGCAGAGAGCCAGCCGACCCATCCGCCGTCATCCGACGGAGTGATCCCTCACATGCGTCGCGTAGACTGGTCGCGTCGCAACTGGCGTTCGGATGGGTCACCATCGGGGAGCGGCGAACACGTGAATGATGGCCGTACGCCTGGGCCGTCCACCCCCGTCACCGGGTAGTTTTCTCGTGAGCATAAGGAGCGCCAGTGTCCGCTGAATCCACCTTCAACGCACCTCTTTCCGAGGTCGACCCCGAGATCGCAGCAGTGCTCGAGCAGGAGCTCGCACGCCAGCGCGACACGCTCGAGATGATCGCGAGCGAGAACTTCGTGCCGCGCGCGGTTCTCGAGTCGCAGGGCTCGGTTCTCACCAACAAGTACGCCGAGGGCTACCCCGGCCGTCGCTACTACGGCGGCTGCGAGTACGTCGACGTCGCCGAGTCGCTCGCGATCGAGCGCGCGAAGAGCCTGTTCGGCGCCGCGTTCGCCAACGTGCAGCCTCACTCGGGAGCCTCGGCCAACGCCGCCGTGCTGTCGGCGATCGCGACCCCCGGCGACCGCATCCTGGGCCTCGAGCTCGCCCACGGCGGCCACCTGACCCACGGCATGAAGCTCAACTTC from Salinibacterium sp. ZJ70 carries:
- a CDS encoding dihydrofolate reductase family protein, whose product is MTRTHYYTASTLDGFIATRDHSLDWLLKQPFDEHGPMNYESFVADIGALIMGASTYAWVLEHDAGWSYTQPAFVLTHREFPVPDGADVRFRSGDVAAVHAEVIAAAEGRDVWVVGGGDLAGQFADAGLLDEVWVQFAPVTIAEGQPLLPRSLDLELVDHARNGGFLCARYRVVTPAE
- a CDS encoding glucosamine-6-phosphate deaminase is translated as MAEVVILPGTPAEAKAAAGELAADLIARVVAAKPEAVLGLATGSTPLPVWEALSRRKLDWSRVRGFALDEYIGLPAGHPESYRAVITREVVDTLGLDPDLVRVPGDDGGEIATAGQRYEAAIAAAGGVDIQVLGIGRTGHIGFNEPGSSFASRTRVKTLTEQTRIDNARFFDSLDDVPRHCLTQGLGTILDARELVLLAFGEAKADAVAGAVEGPVSASLPGSAIQMHPEVTVILDEAAASKLRFADYYRFAWDNRPDWAS
- the nagA gene encoding N-acetylglucosamine-6-phosphate deacetylase encodes the protein MTTLLHSALVTDERGETPDGWVLFDGDAIAAVGRGSGRPAADETVDLAGARLTPGFIDIHGHGGGGHAFDDGGDELIAALATHRALGTTRSVISLVANPLVSLRSSLAEIAELAGSDPLVLGSHLEGPFLAAERRGAHNADFLRSPDPEDVDGLLAASHGTLRQITIAPELPGAMDAIEVFVRAGVRVAVGHTEAGFETARRAFDAGATLLTHAFNAMNGIHHRAPGPVVAALEDERVTLELVLDGHHVHESVAAVALREAPGRVALITDGMAAAGSEDGDYRIGSLNVTVRDGLALLSGTDTIAGSTLTLDAALRRAVNVVGLSWSVAVAAVTAVPARAIGEGERLGLLEPGYAADAVALDAEGRVTAVWAAGARLR
- the purU gene encoding formyltetrahydrofolate deformylase, yielding MTANHWTLTIVCEDKPGIVHAISGAIVEAQGNITESQQFSSDDTGTFFMRLQVESDTERSAFETALQPVVDRYGMTWTIDEVGRPLRTLVLVSKAGHCLNDLLFRQRAGQLGVDIPLVLSNHPDLGDMAGFYGVPFESQPVTNAEEKAAFEQRILDVVEEHDIELVVLARYMQILSPELCDRLAGRIINIHHSFLPGFKGANPYKQAHARGVKIIGATAHFVTSDLDEGPIIEQNIVRVDHSRTVQQLVAIGQDEESRTLTQAVKWFSEDRVLLDGARTIIFR
- a CDS encoding MFS transporter; the protein is MSSTNDAGGFPYFKLLVLSGAIFASVSSEFLPTGLLPEMAAELGVSESQIGLLITVFAGTVVLTTAPLTALTRPYSRKWLMVALLAVFAITNVLCAIAPSYEMLMIARILGGAAHGLFWAVTGPYAALLVPRHQLARAISVTNAGGTAAFILGVPFGTFLGHALGWRMAFAAMAVIVFVFAVFVVVYLPPVSHLVRLATGEIAVPAHKDRTLPAVLAVALTVLVVAIGHNAFYTYIAAWSIQIGHVDPEWVSALLLAYGAAGAVGLALGGAFGDRYPRATVAISVAGVSLSIAALAWLGTSAIPVTIGMIVWSACFGGFPALMHARNLHAASPNIRDYAAAWLTIAFNAAIGGGALLGGLIIDGLGMQALPWIAAGIVAVGFFVALFASRERMRVRR